The following are encoded in a window of Haemorhous mexicanus isolate bHaeMex1 chromosome 7, bHaeMex1.pri, whole genome shotgun sequence genomic DNA:
- the WBP1L gene encoding WW domain binding protein 1-like isoform X5, giving the protein MKKWLLWGFKFLPSHVLVWRMSLQNAFPPGSQTGFWLVWTIIIILSCCCVCHHRRTKHRLQAQQRQHEINLIAYREAHNYSALPFYFRFLPNYLLPPYEEVVNRPPTPPPPYSALHQQCVPAGSSSTIPDTPRTLQPAQSSSAAPSSNNSSTDSTGAPGRGDPEPSSTVLGERAVAKMQSVEPSSTSTGAELVERAGPDKDTECKEELLKGYSSESLEQSSAIPDAKDKTPGRQRRFTGDSGIEVCVCNRGHHDDDLKEFDGLIDDALDGPLDFCDSCSGRPHGDEEEGLFSATEEHREHSHHHLPRQPVCVLLNTINEQDSPNSCTNNSPS; this is encoded by the exons GGTTTTGGCTGGTGTggaccatcatcatcatcctcagctgctgctgtgtttgccaTCACCGCCGCACCAAGCACCGCCTGCAGGCGCAGCAGCGGCAGCATGAGATCAACCTGATCGCGTACCGGGAGGCCCATAACTACTCAGCCCTGCCCTTCTATTTCC GGTTTTTGCCAAACTATTTGCTACCTCCCTATGAGGAAGTGGTGAACCGACCGCCGACCCCCCCGCCCCCGTACAGTGCCTTACATCAGCAGTGtgtcccagcaggcagcagtaGCACAATCCCGGACACGCCCAGGACCCTGCAGCCAGcgcagagcagctctgcagcacccagcagcaatAACAGCAGTACTGACAGCACCGGGGCGCCCGGCCGCGGGGACCCCGAGCCCTCCAGCACGGTGCTGGGCGAGAGAGCCGTCGCCAAAATGCAAAGCGTcgagcccagcagcaccagcacggGAGCCGAGCTAGTGGAGAGGGCTGGTCCTGATAAGGATACGGAGTGCAAGGAGGAACTGCTGAAAGGTTACAGCTCTGAGAGCTTAGAGCAGAGCAGCGCCATTCCCGATGCCAAGGACAAGACCCCGGGCAGGCAGCGCCGTTTCACCGGCGACTCGGGCATAGAAGTCTGTGTGTGCAACCGGGGCCATCACGACGACGACCTCAAGGAGTTTGACGGGCTCATCGATGACGCTCTGGACGGGCCCCTGGACTTCTGCGACAGCTGCAGCGGCCGTCCCCACGGGGACGAGGAGGAAGGGCTTTTCAGTGCCACGGAGGAGCACCGCGAACACAGCCACCACCACCTGCCCCGGCAGCCAGTGTGTGTACTCTTGAACACAATAAATGAGCAGGACTCTCCAAACTCTTGTACCAATAACTCCCCCAGCTAA
- the LOC132329582 gene encoding steroid 17-alpha-hydroxylase/17,20 lyase, translated as MALLGALLLALALLCTWRLARRRDTLAMAAATGLGRPRSLPALPLVGSLLQLAGHPQLHLRLWRLQGHYGSLYALWMGSHYVVVVNSYRHAREVLLKKGKDFAGRPRTVTTDLLSRGGKDIAFASYGPLWKFQRKLVHTALSMFGEGSLALERIICREAASLCETLSAAQDMALDMAPELTRAVTNVVCSLCFNSSYRRGDPEFEAMLEYSQGIVDTVAKESLVDIFPWLQIFPNKDLTLLKKCLQVRDQLLQQKFTEHKEAFCGDTVKDLMDALLQVRLSAENSSPLEPGLELTDDHLLMTVGDIFGAGVETTTTVLKWAVLYLLHYPEIQRKIQEEMDHKIGLVRHPHLSDRPLLPYLEATISEVLRIRPVSPLLIPHVSLADTSIGEYSIPKGARVIINLWSVHHDEKEWDKPEEFNPGRFLDERGQHIHSPSPSYLPFGAGIRVCLGKVLAKMELFLFLAWVLQRFTLECPEDQPLPSLEGKFGVVLQVQKFQVKARLREAWRAAS; from the exons ATGGCGCTGCTGGGcgccctgctgctggccctggccctgctctgcaccTGGCGGCTGGCGCGACGCAGGGACACCCTGGCGATGGCCGCGGCGACAGGGCTGGGGCGCCCGCGGAGCCTGCCGGCCCTGCCGCTGGTGGggagcctgctgcagctggccgggcacccccagctccacctgcgGCTGTGGCGCCTGCAGGGCCACTACGGCAGCCTGTACGCCCTCTGGATGGGCTCCCACTACGTGGTGGTGGTGAACAGCTACCGGCACgccagggaggtgctgctgaaGAAGGGCAAAGACTTCGCCGGACGGCCCCGCACC GTGACCACGGACCTGCTGTCCCGGGGGGGCAAGGACATCGCCTTCGCCAGCTACGGGCCCCTCTGGAAGTTCCAGCGCAAGCTGGTGCACACTGCCCTCTCCATGTTCGGGGAGGGCTCGCTCGCCCTCGAGAGGATCA TCTGCCGGGAGGCTGCATCCCTGTGTGAGACGCTGAGTGCTGCGCAGGACATGGCCCTGGACATGGCCCCCGAGCTCACACGGGCCGTCACCAACGTGGtctgctccctctgcttcaACTCCTCATACCGCCGTGGGGACCCCGAGTTCGAGGCCATGCTGGAGTACAGCCAAGGTATCGTGGACACCGTGGCCAAGGAGAGCTTGGTGGACATCTTCCCCTGGCTCCAG ATATTTCCCAACAAGGACCTGACCCTGCTGAAGAAATGCCTCCAGGTTCGggaccagctgctccagcagaaatTCACTGAACACAAG GAAGCTTTCTGCGGAGACACCGTGAAGGACCTCATGGATGCCCTCCTGCAAGTGAGGCTCAGTGCTGAGAACAGCAgccctctggagccagggctggagctgacTGATGACCACCTCCTCATGACAGTGGGGGACATCTTTGGGGCCGGTGTGGAGACCACCACGACTGTGCTCAAATGGGCTGTGCTCTACCTGCTCCACTACCCTGAG ATCCAGAGGAAGATCCAGGAGGAAATGGACCACAAGATCGGCCTGGTGCGTCACCCCCACCTCAGCGACCGCCCGCTGCTGCCCTACCTGGAGGCCACCATCAGCGAGGTGCTGCGCATCCGGCCCGTGTCCCCCCTGCTCATCCCGCACGTGTCCCTAGCTGACAccag CATTGGGGAATACTCCATCCCCAAGGGTGCCAGGGTCATCATCAACCTCTGGTCTGTGCACCACGATGAGAAGGAGTGGGACAAGCCTGAGGAGTTCAATCCTG GCCGCTTCCTGGATGAGCGGGGCCAGCACATCCATTCGCCCTCACCCAGCTACCTCCCCTTCGGAGCCGGGATCCGTGTCTGCCTGGGAAAAGTCCTGGCCAAGATGGAGCTCTTCCTCTTCCTGGCCTGGGTGCTGCAGAGGTTCACACTGGAGTGCCCTGAGGACCAGCCCCTGCCCTCACTGGAGGGCAAGTTTGGTGTCGTGCTGCAGGTGCAGAAGTTTCAGGTGAAGGCCAGGCTGAGGGAGGCCTGGAGAGCGGCTTCATga
- the WBP1L gene encoding WW domain binding protein 1-like isoform X6 has product MGVNNQSYICETGHCCGQSQCCNYYYELWWFWLVWTIIIILSCCCVCHHRRTKHRLQAQQRQHEINLIAYREAHNYSALPFYFRFLPNYLLPPYEEVVNRPPTPPPPYSALHQQCVPAGSSSTIPDTPRTLQPAQSSSAAPSSNNSSTDSTGAPGRGDPEPSSTVLGERAVAKMQSVEPSSTSTGAELVERAGPDKDTECKEELLKGYSSESLEQSSAIPDAKDKTPGRQRRFTGDSGIEVCVCNRGHHDDDLKEFDGLIDDALDGPLDFCDSCSGRPHGDEEEGLFSATEEHREHSHHHLPRQPVCVLLNTINEQDSPNSCTNNSPS; this is encoded by the exons GGTTTTGGCTGGTGTggaccatcatcatcatcctcagctgctgctgtgtttgccaTCACCGCCGCACCAAGCACCGCCTGCAGGCGCAGCAGCGGCAGCATGAGATCAACCTGATCGCGTACCGGGAGGCCCATAACTACTCAGCCCTGCCCTTCTATTTCC GGTTTTTGCCAAACTATTTGCTACCTCCCTATGAGGAAGTGGTGAACCGACCGCCGACCCCCCCGCCCCCGTACAGTGCCTTACATCAGCAGTGtgtcccagcaggcagcagtaGCACAATCCCGGACACGCCCAGGACCCTGCAGCCAGcgcagagcagctctgcagcacccagcagcaatAACAGCAGTACTGACAGCACCGGGGCGCCCGGCCGCGGGGACCCCGAGCCCTCCAGCACGGTGCTGGGCGAGAGAGCCGTCGCCAAAATGCAAAGCGTcgagcccagcagcaccagcacggGAGCCGAGCTAGTGGAGAGGGCTGGTCCTGATAAGGATACGGAGTGCAAGGAGGAACTGCTGAAAGGTTACAGCTCTGAGAGCTTAGAGCAGAGCAGCGCCATTCCCGATGCCAAGGACAAGACCCCGGGCAGGCAGCGCCGTTTCACCGGCGACTCGGGCATAGAAGTCTGTGTGTGCAACCGGGGCCATCACGACGACGACCTCAAGGAGTTTGACGGGCTCATCGATGACGCTCTGGACGGGCCCCTGGACTTCTGCGACAGCTGCAGCGGCCGTCCCCACGGGGACGAGGAGGAAGGGCTTTTCAGTGCCACGGAGGAGCACCGCGAACACAGCCACCACCACCTGCCCCGGCAGCCAGTGTGTGTACTCTTGAACACAATAAATGAGCAGGACTCTCCAAACTCTTGTACCAATAACTCCCCCAGCTAA
- the BORCS7 gene encoding BLOC-1-related complex subunit 7: MAAGGAADAQARFGHSVKGLLTEKVTSCGTDVIALTKQVLKGSRSAELLGQAARNMVMQEDAILHSEDSLRKMAIITTHLQYQQEAIQKNVERSSNLQDQLSHLLK, from the exons ATggcggcggggggcgcggcGGATGCCCAGGCGCGCTTTGGCCACTCGGTGAAGGGGCTCCTGACAGAGAAAGTGACGAGCTGCGGCACCGACGTGATCGCTCTCACTAAGCAGGTGCTGAAGGGCTCCCGTAGCGCCGAG CTCCTGGGTCAAGCTGCGAGAAACATGGTGATGCAAGAAGATGCCATCTTGCACTCTGAAGAT AGTTTAAGAAAAATGGCCATAATAACTACTCATCTACAGTACCA GCAAGAAGCAATTCAAAAGAA TGTGGAGCGCTCGTCAAACCTTCAGGACCAGCTGAGTCACTTGCTGAAATGA